In a single window of the Arthrobacter sp. StoSoilA2 genome:
- a CDS encoding FAD-dependent monooxygenase — MKKVEIVGGGIAGLALAGTLDPSQFHVTVHEQRTGLPAVGTTLAMWPEAQKALASLGILDAVRENSPTITGGALRSAAGMPWLSVEGQNLVGVARHTLLRLLDSAVPPTVQKRNGKVDEVPGDAYLVVAADGVHSMVRRSVWGQGCAATLTPYLAVRGVIAEEPGSETIGEYWGRGDLFGIGPSSGGTNWYASFRSGMGPERIDVGEALAVARRRYAGHSQSIQHVLQAAMPETTLAQRIWTTPPLRRYSRDNVVLIGDAAHAMAPNLGRGACESLIDAVALGTLVNTLPLDQALAAYNRQRVLRTQQYRIGSSLMMRVALAEGAQPLRDKMLDLAAKRKSKAPRRSKTSQ, encoded by the coding sequence ATGAAAAAGGTGGAAATCGTCGGTGGTGGAATAGCAGGCCTCGCCCTTGCGGGAACTCTTGATCCCAGTCAGTTTCACGTCACTGTGCACGAACAGCGGACCGGCCTCCCGGCAGTAGGAACAACCCTGGCCATGTGGCCCGAAGCCCAGAAGGCCCTGGCCTCATTGGGGATCCTTGATGCCGTCCGGGAAAACAGCCCCACCATCACGGGTGGCGCGCTCCGAAGTGCCGCAGGGATGCCGTGGCTGAGTGTGGAGGGGCAGAACCTTGTGGGAGTCGCCCGCCACACGCTCCTGCGGCTCCTGGACTCCGCCGTGCCCCCGACGGTCCAGAAACGCAACGGAAAAGTGGATGAGGTTCCAGGCGACGCCTACCTCGTAGTGGCGGCAGACGGAGTGCACAGCATGGTAAGGCGTTCCGTCTGGGGCCAGGGGTGTGCAGCAACGCTGACCCCCTACCTCGCCGTTCGAGGCGTCATCGCCGAAGAGCCCGGCAGCGAAACCATCGGTGAGTACTGGGGGCGCGGGGACCTCTTCGGCATAGGCCCATCAAGCGGGGGAACCAACTGGTATGCGTCCTTCCGCTCCGGGATGGGACCCGAGCGAATTGACGTCGGCGAAGCCCTGGCAGTGGCGCGCCGCCGCTACGCCGGACACTCGCAAAGTATCCAGCACGTCCTGCAAGCAGCGATGCCCGAAACAACATTGGCACAACGCATATGGACCACCCCGCCGCTAAGGCGCTATTCCCGGGACAACGTAGTCCTCATCGGCGACGCGGCCCACGCCATGGCACCCAACCTCGGGCGGGGCGCTTGTGAGTCGCTGATAGACGCCGTCGCCTTGGGCACGCTCGTCAACACACTGCCACTGGACCAGGCCCTCGCCGCCTACAACCGTCAACGCGTTCTTCGGACCCAGCAATACCGCATCGGTTCATCATTGATGATGCGCGTGGCGCTCGCAGAAGGTGCCCAACCACTGCGCGACAAGATGCTCGACCTTGCTGCCAAGCGAAAGTCCAAAGCGCCCCGAAGGAGCAAAACTTCCCAGTAG
- a CDS encoding lipoate--protein ligase family protein: MSEARNEADGGLTERSELTVYRQEESLGAAGDLDFALELLKRARSGQLGPSLRLYRPQPTVAFGQRDANLPGFSAAEDACRELGFEPLVRKAGGRAAAYHQGTLVIDHIEPHPDAIVRAKARFAEFGELLAGALRSVGVQAAVGEIPGEYCPGEFSVHGEDAEFPAHRIKLIGTAQRVVSGGWLFSSVIVVENSGPIRDVLTASYAALGLDWDPATAGAANDLLPHLDVKTVEDAVVDAYRSYAHVVDGDFRSLLA; the protein is encoded by the coding sequence ATGAGCGAAGCACGGAACGAAGCCGACGGCGGCCTCACGGAGCGCTCCGAGCTGACCGTCTACCGCCAAGAGGAATCCCTTGGTGCTGCCGGGGATCTTGATTTTGCGTTGGAGCTGCTGAAGCGGGCGCGGAGCGGGCAACTGGGTCCCTCCCTTCGCTTGTACCGCCCGCAGCCTACGGTTGCCTTTGGCCAGCGCGATGCGAACCTGCCCGGCTTCAGCGCCGCCGAGGATGCGTGCCGGGAGCTCGGCTTCGAGCCCCTCGTGCGGAAAGCTGGTGGACGTGCGGCGGCTTATCACCAAGGCACTCTGGTGATTGATCACATTGAGCCGCACCCTGACGCGATCGTCCGTGCGAAAGCCCGTTTCGCGGAGTTCGGTGAGTTGCTGGCAGGTGCCCTTCGCAGCGTTGGCGTCCAGGCCGCCGTCGGGGAGATCCCGGGGGAGTACTGCCCCGGAGAGTTCAGCGTTCACGGGGAGGATGCGGAGTTTCCCGCGCATCGGATCAAGCTGATAGGGACTGCGCAGCGGGTGGTTTCCGGGGGTTGGTTGTTCAGCTCCGTGATTGTGGTGGAGAACTCCGGTCCGATCCGGGACGTACTGACGGCAAGCTACGCTGCTCTTGGCCTCGATTGGGATCCGGCTACCGCCGGTGCTGCAAATGACCTGCTGCCCCACTTGGACGTCAAAACGGTGGAGGACGCCGTGGTTGACGCTTACCGCAGCTACGCACACGTGGTGGACGGCGACTTCAGGAGCCTCTTGGCGTAG
- a CDS encoding SOS response-associated peptidase, translated as MARAVGDLLADFDAELENEIALEKSWNVAPTDAVPIVLERLMDDGLKRQLHVARWGLVPSWAKDPKGGARLINARSETLLEKPSFRKAAAARRCAVPADGYYEWKKGEGKSKQPYYVHPADGGGVVFAGLYEWWRDQSASDDDPARWLLSMSILTADTPTAESAVTRRSASVFDELTALHDRVPLPMSKDTMEAWLNPREDDAAGLVDLVRSKAHDAAASWTLDAVGAAVGNVRNNGPELIEPVEGLF; from the coding sequence ATGGCCCGTGCCGTGGGGGATCTGCTGGCTGACTTTGATGCCGAACTTGAAAACGAGATCGCCCTGGAAAAATCGTGGAATGTCGCTCCAACGGATGCTGTTCCGATTGTGCTGGAAAGGCTCATGGACGATGGATTGAAGCGGCAGTTGCATGTTGCGCGCTGGGGATTGGTGCCCTCGTGGGCGAAAGATCCCAAAGGCGGGGCGCGCCTGATCAATGCCCGCAGTGAGACCCTCCTGGAGAAGCCGTCCTTCCGAAAGGCTGCTGCGGCCAGGCGATGCGCTGTTCCTGCCGATGGCTATTACGAGTGGAAGAAGGGCGAGGGGAAGTCAAAGCAGCCGTACTACGTGCATCCGGCGGATGGTGGGGGCGTGGTGTTTGCCGGGTTGTATGAATGGTGGCGGGACCAGTCAGCCTCTGATGATGATCCGGCCCGTTGGCTGCTGTCCATGTCGATTCTCACGGCCGACACCCCGACGGCCGAGTCGGCCGTGACCCGGCGGAGTGCCTCGGTGTTCGACGAGCTGACTGCCCTGCATGACCGCGTTCCACTTCCCATGAGCAAGGACACGATGGAAGCCTGGTTGAATCCGCGCGAAGATGATGCGGCCGGCCTCGTGGATCTGGTGCGGTCAAAGGCGCACGACGCCGCTGCCAGCTGGACGCTCGACGCGGTGGGTGCCGCCGTCGGCAATGTCCGCAACAACGGACCGGAACTCATTGAGCCGGTGGAGGGCCTTTTCTAG
- a CDS encoding thioesterase family protein: MTTSLPELAEGNFYYESLGGGRYRSTIHAQGAWNPHEQHMAPASGIMADALLRHEPRDDVRMARISYEILGLIPGGEFQVTTSTLRPGRTIELIQAELSAGGRVAIRAAAWRMITSDTSAVAAFEDEAMPAPDECKLWDGASVWPGGYIRSLEMRIAEGHRPGSGKVWIRTMHPLTDEEDSSDLARLMGLVDTANGIAARVPPGENSYIFPNVDLQIHMYRAPSGEWLGLDNKVSFGADGIGLTSSVLHDINGPFGRAEQILTLRKS; the protein is encoded by the coding sequence TTGACAACCTCATTACCGGAACTGGCGGAGGGCAACTTCTACTACGAATCGTTGGGTGGGGGCCGCTACCGCTCCACGATTCATGCCCAGGGTGCCTGGAATCCGCACGAACAACACATGGCACCTGCCTCCGGCATCATGGCTGACGCCCTCCTGAGGCATGAGCCCCGGGACGACGTCCGTATGGCGCGGATCAGCTACGAGATCCTCGGGCTGATCCCCGGCGGCGAGTTCCAGGTAACCACCTCAACCTTGCGGCCGGGACGAACGATTGAACTCATCCAGGCTGAGCTTTCCGCCGGCGGGCGTGTCGCCATCCGTGCCGCAGCGTGGCGCATGATCACCAGCGATACCAGCGCCGTGGCGGCGTTCGAGGACGAGGCCATGCCCGCCCCGGACGAATGCAAGTTGTGGGATGGTGCCAGCGTATGGCCCGGCGGCTACATCCGGTCCCTGGAAATGCGTATCGCCGAAGGCCATCGGCCAGGTTCGGGCAAGGTGTGGATCCGGACCATGCACCCTTTGACTGACGAGGAAGACAGCAGCGATCTTGCCCGTCTCATGGGCTTGGTCGACACCGCCAATGGCATCGCCGCACGGGTCCCCCCAGGGGAGAACAGCTACATCTTCCCCAACGTGGACCTCCAGATCCACATGTATCGTGCGCCCTCGGGAGAGTGGCTCGGTCTGGACAACAAAGTCTCCTTCGGGGCAGATGGCATCGGCCTGACGTCCAGCGTGCTCCATGACATCAACGGACCTTTCGGCAGGGCCGAGCAAATCCTGACGCTGAGGAAAAGCTGA
- a CDS encoding TetR family transcriptional regulator encodes MPDRRTDLADAALAVVAAKGLKGLTHRAVDAEAGVAVGTTSNYFRNRAALVAAAVDRVEERDSLLLQQQGGSGVPTSVAALAELLAGALLRLANNHADLTRARFAFALDQPEVVAAGHERMLSALEQMLDSMGITDPRARAEAVSDYGDGLAMHLLTARRGQAMDQTTVAANVRRLLEG; translated from the coding sequence ATGCCGGACAGACGAACCGATCTTGCCGACGCGGCCCTCGCCGTGGTGGCCGCCAAAGGTCTCAAGGGACTGACCCACCGCGCCGTTGACGCCGAAGCCGGCGTGGCCGTCGGAACGACCTCCAATTACTTCCGCAACCGTGCCGCGTTGGTAGCTGCCGCCGTCGACCGCGTTGAAGAACGGGATTCGCTCCTGCTGCAGCAGCAGGGTGGATCAGGGGTCCCGACGTCGGTAGCCGCCTTGGCGGAACTGCTCGCGGGAGCACTGCTCCGGCTCGCAAACAATCACGCTGACCTGACCCGCGCACGGTTCGCCTTTGCCCTGGACCAACCCGAGGTGGTGGCCGCCGGGCACGAGCGGATGCTTTCAGCTCTTGAACAGATGCTCGATTCCATGGGCATTACCGACCCAAGGGCCCGTGCAGAAGCCGTATCGGACTACGGCGACGGATTGGCCATGCATCTCCTGACAGCACGCCGCGGCCAGGCGATGGACCAAACCACAGTGGCAGCCAACGTCCGGCGACTCTTGGAGGGATGA
- the dnaE gene encoding DNA polymerase III subunit alpha has product MSFTHLHVSTAFSAHYGVSWPDELAQSAAADGATALACTDRDGLYGTIKHLKACMDAGIDPIIGVDLAIFDDDGDHRTQVAGRVVVLAHGNNNGAGYRALCRLVSDAHARTSGKAGGVVPVAVTRAELASRTLDSKTLKPVLTVLIGPDSDVGRAMGGRKYLRPRTLFKQWIDAMPPGTIVAEAVSHLSAPGEPLSTSHAVRMLKLALEYNIPAILSNAVRYCAQDGAPTADVLDSARTLKSLPELSAAPLLQPTGQLQPTGQGWLKNAQQMLQLGKEIMGAAGQGAAGLNKLLSNTEALADKCRIDPVPDMGWKKPVVPEASIIGIDQDPMLELTQRCEAGITRRFPGINGNAEIQMRSRLQHELGIIDKLGFASYFLTVAEVSRMIIEMGVRVAARGSGASSLVNYLIDISQVDPIRHDLIFERFLSGRRSTLPDIDIDVESAERHNVYRKIFERFGAERVTLMSMQNGYRARGAVRDAGMALGMDDGEIGEIAKQLWRFSARKFREALVEKPELREFAGRVEAGREGPGGMEENQQLDLLVDLTERLDRLPRHISMHPCGVILGDATLLDRTPVQPSGLGLPMSQFDKHDMDPMGMLKLDVLGVRMQSAMAFAVREVIRLHPSKAEVVAAGHHPVEAGGNGPDYIAQDGRIDLNAVPFDDEPTYELIRSTHTLGCFQIESPGQRELIGKMAPREFNDLIIDISLFRPGPMKSDMVRPFLEHRHGFAPEVYPHPDLKPVLQETHGVTVFHEQILKTFHVMTGCGLDRADEFRRALGDELHEPEVERYFRREAIKRYSPEVVDKVWGTLKAFGSFGFCKAHGAAFAVPTYQSAWLKAHHPEAFLAGLWEHDPGMYPKRLLVAEARRLGIPILPLDINRSQAEYRVERILEGQNSGKLGIRLSLNGIYGLSGAELKRIVAGQPYDSLADLRARARVSKPNIKRLAQLGAFDALHRDAGGTANRADLVQHLQALQGSPSKKAGGVIEGQLSLPLGDVELRNLAAGLPEPSMVENVRAELDLMAVDVSEHLMESHRPLLDKLGVTTADRLLGLRNGTEVLVAGVRIATQTPPMRGGRRVVFISIDDGTGCVDTVFFHEAQEESGPLLFGTRLLLIRGTTRRTGPKGISLSASKAWDLGRPETLPFAEVLPPGVGLAPEFTHSGPLEGISRNLAITGLGS; this is encoded by the coding sequence TTGAGCTTTACACACCTGCACGTCTCCACAGCCTTCAGCGCCCACTATGGCGTCTCCTGGCCGGACGAACTTGCCCAGTCAGCCGCAGCAGACGGCGCAACAGCGCTCGCCTGTACTGACCGGGACGGCCTATACGGCACCATCAAACACCTCAAAGCATGCATGGACGCCGGTATCGACCCCATCATCGGCGTGGACCTCGCCATATTCGACGACGACGGCGACCACCGCACCCAAGTAGCGGGCCGCGTCGTCGTACTCGCCCACGGCAACAACAACGGCGCCGGCTACCGGGCACTCTGCCGACTCGTCTCAGATGCCCATGCCCGCACCTCCGGTAAAGCCGGGGGAGTAGTGCCCGTCGCCGTAACGAGGGCAGAACTCGCATCACGCACACTGGACTCAAAAACCCTCAAACCCGTGCTAACCGTCCTCATAGGACCGGACTCCGATGTTGGCCGGGCCATGGGAGGGCGGAAATATCTTCGGCCCCGGACACTCTTCAAACAATGGATCGACGCCATGCCGCCCGGGACAATCGTTGCCGAAGCCGTATCCCACCTCAGCGCCCCTGGAGAGCCCCTCAGCACATCCCACGCAGTGCGCATGCTCAAACTCGCCCTTGAATACAACATCCCCGCCATCCTCAGCAACGCCGTCCGTTACTGCGCCCAGGACGGCGCCCCCACCGCAGACGTCCTGGATTCTGCACGCACACTAAAATCCCTCCCCGAACTCTCCGCAGCCCCACTGCTCCAACCAACAGGCCAGCTCCAACCAACCGGGCAGGGTTGGTTGAAAAACGCCCAACAAATGCTCCAACTCGGCAAGGAAATCATGGGCGCCGCAGGCCAAGGAGCAGCAGGGCTGAACAAGCTGCTCTCCAACACAGAAGCGCTCGCCGACAAATGCCGTATCGATCCCGTCCCGGACATGGGATGGAAAAAGCCCGTTGTTCCCGAAGCTTCCATCATCGGCATCGACCAGGACCCCATGCTGGAACTCACCCAACGATGCGAGGCAGGAATCACCCGGCGCTTCCCCGGCATCAACGGCAATGCGGAAATACAGATGCGCTCGCGGTTGCAGCATGAGCTGGGGATCATCGACAAACTCGGCTTTGCCTCCTACTTCCTCACTGTTGCGGAAGTATCCAGGATGATCATCGAGATGGGCGTCCGGGTAGCTGCCAGAGGTTCCGGAGCCTCCAGCCTGGTCAACTATCTGATCGACATCAGCCAAGTGGATCCCATCCGGCATGACCTCATTTTCGAACGGTTCCTCTCGGGTCGCCGATCCACCCTTCCCGATATTGACATCGACGTCGAAAGCGCCGAACGGCACAACGTCTACCGGAAGATCTTCGAGCGCTTCGGAGCCGAACGGGTGACCCTGATGAGTATGCAGAACGGGTACAGGGCCCGTGGTGCTGTCCGCGATGCCGGCATGGCCCTTGGCATGGATGATGGTGAAATCGGCGAAATTGCCAAGCAGTTGTGGCGGTTCTCCGCGCGCAAATTCAGGGAGGCATTGGTTGAAAAGCCTGAACTCCGGGAATTTGCCGGACGGGTGGAGGCCGGCCGTGAAGGGCCTGGGGGCATGGAGGAAAACCAGCAGTTGGACCTGTTGGTGGATCTCACTGAAAGACTGGACCGCCTTCCCCGGCACATTTCCATGCACCCGTGCGGGGTGATCCTGGGCGATGCCACGCTCCTGGACAGAACCCCGGTACAGCCCAGCGGTTTGGGTCTGCCCATGAGCCAGTTCGACAAACACGACATGGATCCCATGGGCATGCTCAAACTTGATGTCCTGGGTGTGAGGATGCAAAGCGCCATGGCGTTTGCGGTGCGGGAAGTTATCCGCCTGCACCCATCCAAAGCGGAGGTGGTGGCGGCTGGCCACCATCCGGTGGAAGCGGGAGGCAATGGTCCGGACTATATTGCCCAGGACGGCAGGATTGATCTCAACGCGGTGCCTTTCGACGACGAACCCACCTATGAGTTGATCCGCAGTACCCACACTTTGGGCTGCTTCCAGATTGAATCCCCCGGCCAGCGTGAGCTGATTGGGAAGATGGCACCGCGGGAATTCAACGACCTCATTATCGATATTTCCTTGTTCCGCCCTGGTCCCATGAAGTCGGACATGGTCCGCCCGTTCCTTGAACACCGGCACGGTTTCGCACCAGAGGTCTACCCGCATCCGGACCTGAAGCCCGTTTTGCAGGAAACCCATGGCGTTACGGTTTTCCATGAGCAGATCCTGAAGACCTTCCATGTCATGACAGGGTGTGGTTTGGACCGGGCAGACGAGTTTCGAAGGGCCTTGGGTGACGAGCTCCACGAACCTGAAGTAGAGAGGTATTTCCGTCGGGAAGCGATCAAGAGATACTCCCCGGAGGTCGTGGACAAAGTGTGGGGAACCCTCAAAGCCTTCGGCAGCTTTGGTTTCTGCAAAGCCCATGGAGCTGCCTTTGCTGTGCCTACCTATCAATCGGCATGGCTGAAGGCACACCACCCTGAAGCGTTCCTTGCAGGGCTGTGGGAACACGACCCCGGGATGTACCCCAAACGGCTGCTGGTTGCTGAGGCCCGCCGCTTGGGTATTCCCATCCTGCCCTTGGATATTAATCGAAGCCAGGCTGAATACAGGGTGGAAAGAATCCTGGAGGGCCAAAATTCGGGCAAGCTCGGCATTCGCTTGAGCCTGAACGGAATATATGGACTGTCGGGAGCGGAGCTGAAGCGGATCGTAGCGGGCCAACCCTACGACTCCCTCGCGGACCTCCGGGCCAGGGCCAGGGTGAGCAAACCGAATATCAAGCGGCTCGCCCAACTCGGAGCCTTCGATGCCCTGCACCGGGATGCCGGCGGAACTGCAAACCGCGCCGATCTGGTGCAGCACTTGCAAGCACTCCAGGGCAGTCCCTCCAAGAAGGCCGGCGGGGTCATTGAAGGGCAATTATCCCTACCCCTTGGTGATGTGGAGTTGCGGAACCTTGCTGCTGGACTACCTGAGCCCAGCATGGTGGAGAACGTGCGGGCAGAGCTTGATCTCATGGCAGTGGATGTGAGTGAGCATCTGATGGAAAGCCATAGGCCTTTGCTGGACAAGCTTGGCGTCACTACGGCGGATAGACTCCTGGGTCTTCGCAACGGCACCGAGGTGCTGGTTGCCGGCGTCCGGATCGCAACGCAGACACCTCCCATGCGGGGTGGGCGCCGCGTGGTGTTCATCAGCATCGACGACGGTACAGGCTGCGTGGATACTGTCTTCTTCCATGAAGCGCAGGAAGAATCGGGTCCACTCCTGTTCGGTACCCGGCTTCTGCTGATCCGCGGAACTACGCGAAGAACTGGACCCAAGGGAATCAGCCTCAGTGCCAGCAAAGCCTGGGACCTTGGCCGCCCCGAAACTTTGCCGTTCGCCGAAGTCCTGCCACCCGGCGTCGGGCTTGCGCCTGAATTCACTCATTCAGGGCCCCTTGAGGGTATCTCCAGGAACCTGGCCATCACGGGCCTCGGGAGCTGA
- a CDS encoding DUF6504 family protein produces MGLFSESVDVICTDTGQPQEIQWKGTRYVVTNEPLRWYERRQWWVEESRAPLGSGAGLVDHEIWRVQLQRPQDEGQPGQAITLDLVRHLGSGRWRLLRIHDAAPARAVEPDEAA; encoded by the coding sequence ATGGGACTTTTCAGTGAGTCCGTGGACGTCATCTGCACGGATACAGGCCAGCCGCAGGAAATCCAGTGGAAAGGAACCCGCTACGTCGTTACCAACGAACCCCTCAGATGGTATGAACGACGCCAATGGTGGGTAGAAGAAAGCCGGGCACCGCTGGGAAGCGGCGCAGGCTTGGTGGATCACGAAATCTGGCGGGTCCAACTCCAGCGCCCGCAGGATGAAGGGCAACCCGGCCAGGCCATCACCCTTGACCTTGTCCGCCATCTCGGCAGCGGCCGCTGGCGGCTCCTTCGCATCCACGACGCCGCGCCGGCCCGGGCAGTCGAACCAGACGAAGCCGCCTGA
- a CDS encoding FdhF/YdeP family oxidoreductase, with protein sequence MGRKKHPIQDTDVDLSVSEPKRSAAGLPSLSETLPHAMAYMGPSRAWKTLTAVNQKDGFDCMSCAWPDPPERKAAEFCENGAKAIGWEAEPLRIPTEFWAGNPLSSLESRSEYWLGQQGRLVEPVYKAAGSDHYAPVSWERALDIIANELNALDDPDEATFYTSGRTSNEAAFLYQLFVRAFGTNNLPDCSNMCHESTGLAMGETIGVGKSAITYTDFAKSDLIIIMGQNPGTCHPRMLTALEEAKLAGASIVAVNPLPEAGLINFRNPQRVRGLVGKGTDLADQFLQIRLAGDMALLQAVSKRVLDAERAAPGSVLDRTFIDEHCQGFVGFAAHLATLQEQDVLAATGLTSAEIDELAERYIHAERVIITWAMGLTQHKKAVPTIKEIINLLLLRGNIGKPGAGPSPIRGHSNVQGDRTMGIWEKMPPRFLDAVQDEFGFDPPRKAGVDSVDSIRGMRDGRIKVLIALGGNLVHAISDTVVAEEAVRRTRLSVQISTKLNRSHVVVGEQALILPTLGRTEIDKQDGIEQFVTVEDTVCAVHRSAGTLEPIAPDVLSEVAIVTRMAEAVLDHKVPVDWADLRRNYDTIRDHISHVVPGFDDFNTRIRERDGFVLPHGPRDSRTFPTATGKAMFSVNDLETIEVPPGRLLLQTVRSHDQFNTTTYSMNDRYRGIKKGRMVLLVNPGDLAGLGFQDGDYVDVHSEADDGVDRVLRQLRLVAYPSARGCATAYYPEANVLVPLDSTAEGSNTPASKSVIIRLEPAAAPIFEAAAGQRK encoded by the coding sequence ATGGGCCGCAAGAAGCACCCAATTCAGGATACCGACGTCGACTTGAGCGTCAGCGAACCAAAGAGGTCGGCCGCCGGCTTGCCCAGCCTCAGCGAAACCCTTCCCCATGCGATGGCCTATATGGGCCCTTCCCGCGCATGGAAGACACTTACAGCAGTCAACCAAAAAGACGGTTTCGACTGCATGAGCTGTGCTTGGCCTGATCCGCCGGAACGCAAGGCTGCCGAATTCTGTGAAAACGGCGCCAAGGCTATCGGGTGGGAGGCGGAGCCGCTGAGGATCCCCACGGAGTTTTGGGCCGGAAACCCGCTGAGTTCCCTGGAGTCCCGTTCCGAGTATTGGCTGGGCCAACAGGGCCGGCTGGTGGAACCGGTGTATAAGGCAGCAGGCTCGGACCACTACGCGCCCGTCAGCTGGGAGCGGGCCTTGGACATCATTGCAAACGAGTTGAACGCCCTCGACGATCCGGATGAGGCCACTTTTTACACCAGCGGACGCACCAGTAATGAGGCAGCGTTCCTGTACCAGCTTTTCGTCAGGGCTTTCGGGACCAATAACCTTCCGGATTGTTCAAACATGTGCCACGAGTCCACGGGCCTTGCCATGGGCGAGACCATTGGGGTGGGCAAATCGGCCATCACGTATACGGACTTCGCGAAGTCGGACCTGATCATCATCATGGGGCAGAACCCGGGGACCTGCCATCCGCGGATGCTGACGGCACTGGAGGAGGCCAAACTCGCGGGTGCGTCCATTGTGGCTGTTAATCCTTTGCCTGAGGCTGGCCTGATCAACTTCCGGAACCCACAGCGTGTTCGAGGCCTCGTGGGGAAGGGAACTGACCTGGCTGACCAGTTCCTGCAGATCAGGCTCGCCGGGGATATGGCGCTGCTTCAGGCTGTTTCCAAGCGCGTCCTGGATGCTGAACGGGCTGCGCCGGGTTCGGTGCTGGACCGCACGTTCATCGATGAGCATTGTCAGGGGTTTGTTGGGTTCGCTGCCCACCTCGCAACTTTGCAGGAGCAGGACGTTCTTGCCGCCACCGGCCTGACCAGCGCAGAAATCGATGAACTCGCTGAACGGTACATCCACGCGGAGAGGGTGATCATTACGTGGGCGATGGGACTGACCCAGCATAAGAAGGCGGTGCCCACCATCAAGGAGATCATTAATCTTCTTCTACTGCGTGGCAACATTGGCAAACCGGGGGCCGGACCTTCGCCAATCCGTGGACACAGCAATGTGCAGGGTGACCGGACCATGGGCATTTGGGAGAAGATGCCGCCGCGGTTTCTTGACGCCGTGCAGGATGAGTTTGGCTTTGACCCGCCGCGGAAGGCCGGTGTTGATTCGGTGGACAGTATCCGTGGAATGCGTGATGGGAGGATCAAGGTCCTCATCGCGCTGGGAGGGAACCTGGTGCATGCGATCTCGGACACCGTGGTCGCTGAGGAGGCTGTGCGTCGGACCAGGCTTTCGGTCCAGATTTCCACCAAGTTGAATCGCTCACATGTGGTGGTTGGCGAGCAGGCGCTGATCCTTCCGACCCTTGGCCGCACCGAAATCGACAAGCAGGACGGGATTGAGCAGTTTGTCACCGTAGAGGACACTGTGTGTGCCGTGCACCGCTCCGCAGGGACGCTGGAACCCATTGCTCCGGACGTTCTGTCCGAAGTGGCGATTGTCACCCGCATGGCCGAGGCGGTTCTTGACCACAAGGTGCCTGTGGATTGGGCGGACCTCAGGCGTAATTACGACACCATCCGGGACCACATTTCCCATGTGGTGCCTGGATTTGATGACTTCAATACCCGCATCCGCGAGCGCGACGGTTTTGTCCTTCCGCATGGTCCCAGGGATTCGCGGACGTTCCCCACGGCAACGGGGAAAGCCATGTTTTCCGTCAATGACCTGGAAACCATTGAAGTACCGCCGGGGAGACTGCTCCTTCAGACTGTGCGGTCCCATGACCAGTTCAATACGACCACGTACTCCATGAATGATCGTTACCGTGGCATCAAGAAGGGCCGCATGGTCTTGTTGGTGAACCCTGGGGATCTGGCGGGGTTGGGTTTCCAGGACGGCGACTATGTGGATGTGCACAGCGAAGCCGACGACGGCGTTGACCGTGTGCTGCGCCAGTTGCGTTTAGTGGCGTACCCCAGTGCCAGGGGCTGCGCGACTGCCTACTATCCGGAGGCGAATGTGTTGGTGCCGCTGGATTCAACAGCGGAAGGCAGCAATACACCGGCGTCGAAGTCTGTGATTATTCGTCTTGAACCGGCTGCCGCCCCGATTTTCGAGGCGGCGGCCGGACAGCGGAAGTGA
- a CDS encoding mycoredoxin, with protein MDFTPDSGTITMFSTTWCGYCNRLKKQLDAKGIGYTEINIEEVDGTAELVEQLNGGNRTVPTVLFPDGTAATNPSASEVENRLAA; from the coding sequence GTGGACTTCACTCCCGACTCCGGCACCATCACCATGTTCTCGACCACCTGGTGCGGCTACTGCAACCGCCTGAAGAAGCAGCTCGACGCCAAGGGCATCGGCTACACCGAGATCAACATCGAAGAGGTAGATGGCACGGCCGAACTCGTCGAGCAGCTCAACGGAGGCAACCGCACCGTCCCCACCGTCCTCTTCCCGGACGGAACCGCAGCAACCAACCCTTCTGCCTCCGAAGTAGAAAACCGCCTCGCAGCCTAA